One stretch of Pandoraea oxalativorans DNA includes these proteins:
- a CDS encoding phosphodiesterase → MLLCQITDLHITRPGMLACGRVDTARALRNAIATINRWTPRPDAVIATGDLIDTPHLSEYEVLRACLADLEIPLYLGVGNHDHREGLRDAFPEHAYLHTNDTFVQYRADLGPLTVLTLDTQDPPSAGGHLCEARLAWLDAQLHACEGRPTIIAMHHPPFDTGIEFMDGYGLSAAGRAGFAQVVSQHRHIERVICGHLHRSIHASVEGAPGIMASTCVSTAHQITLGLAAGAPGSVTLEPPGFAMHLWQPGAGVRTHLAYVGPHAGPFSFDGEPR, encoded by the coding sequence ATGCTGCTCTGCCAGATCACCGACCTCCACATCACGCGTCCCGGCATGCTCGCCTGCGGACGCGTCGACACCGCGCGCGCCTTGCGCAATGCGATCGCCACCATCAATCGCTGGACGCCACGGCCTGACGCCGTCATCGCGACGGGCGATCTGATCGACACACCGCATCTATCGGAATACGAAGTACTTCGCGCGTGCCTGGCGGACCTCGAAATACCGCTCTACCTGGGGGTCGGCAATCACGATCACCGCGAAGGGCTGCGCGACGCTTTTCCGGAACACGCCTATTTGCATACGAACGACACGTTCGTGCAATACCGCGCCGATCTCGGCCCGCTCACGGTGTTGACCCTCGATACGCAAGACCCGCCGAGCGCGGGTGGCCATTTGTGCGAAGCGCGACTCGCATGGCTCGACGCGCAGCTCCACGCCTGCGAGGGACGCCCGACGATCATCGCGATGCACCATCCGCCGTTCGATACGGGCATCGAGTTCATGGACGGCTACGGCCTCTCGGCGGCAGGGCGTGCAGGGTTTGCGCAGGTGGTATCGCAGCATCGTCACATCGAGCGAGTGATCTGCGGACATTTACATCGCAGCATTCATGCGAGTGTGGAAGGCGCACCGGGGATCATGGCGAGCACGTGTGTGTCGACCGCGCATCAGATCACGCTCGGGCTGGCTGCGGGAGCACCGGGATCGGTCACGCTTGAGCCGCCGGGCTTCGCCATGCACCTATGGCAACCGGGCGCGGGCGTGCGTACGCATCTCGCTTACGTCGGTCCGCATGCGGGGCCGTTTTCGTTCGACGGCGAACCCCGGTAA
- a CDS encoding CHAD domain-containing protein, with translation MLRNMTRAPLAASATSSEVFSAAGARQAEEIALPSSAQMRRMSASRLLVMHAASALAQWPALTDAGEYVAHIDAIPPEAVHQLRIATRRLRALIDIYSPWLKPRWHRELVAELRWLGHSMGPARDADVLTTETLPALRLEYPEVDWIAVDAHLSKVRSDARAQAAAALTSDRQRALHGLLRDAFGVQDNGTTDARAAKALRRPSRTPGKRPRALAKHAHNVLRERYIELFPDCRQLAMLDTEQLHALRVKIKKARYSAEALTPWLRKSFRSPYHETLRTAQTLLGHINDAALAQRALEDMLISMEHRETLTGRLDAIIVNATSRAAHALCQLPDAHRLERGMRRA, from the coding sequence ATGTTGCGTAACATGACACGCGCGCCGTTGGCGGCTTCCGCCACCTCTTCCGAAGTTTTCTCCGCTGCCGGCGCTCGTCAGGCAGAGGAAATCGCGCTGCCGTCGTCTGCCCAAATGCGGCGTATGTCGGCGTCTCGTCTGCTGGTCATGCACGCGGCGTCTGCGTTGGCGCAATGGCCCGCGCTGACCGATGCGGGAGAATACGTGGCCCACATCGACGCCATTCCTCCTGAAGCCGTTCATCAGTTGCGTATCGCGACGCGTCGTCTTCGTGCGCTGATCGACATCTACTCGCCGTGGCTCAAACCGCGCTGGCACCGCGAACTCGTCGCCGAACTGCGTTGGCTCGGGCATTCGATGGGCCCCGCGCGCGACGCGGACGTTTTGACCACCGAGACACTTCCGGCGTTACGCCTCGAATATCCGGAAGTCGACTGGATTGCCGTCGATGCGCATCTGTCGAAGGTTCGCAGCGACGCCCGCGCGCAAGCCGCCGCCGCGCTGACCAGCGACCGCCAGCGCGCGTTGCATGGACTGCTGCGCGATGCCTTTGGCGTCCAGGACAACGGTACGACCGATGCGCGTGCGGCCAAAGCCCTGCGACGTCCGTCGCGTACGCCCGGCAAGCGGCCACGCGCCCTGGCGAAACACGCGCACAACGTGCTTCGCGAACGATACATTGAGTTATTTCCTGATTGTCGCCAGTTGGCCATGCTCGATACCGAGCAGTTGCACGCGTTGCGTGTGAAGATCAAGAAGGCGCGTTACAGCGCCGAGGCGCTCACGCCGTGGCTACGGAAATCGTTTCGCTCGCCGTATCACGAAACATTGCGCACCGCGCAAACGTTGCTCGGGCATATCAACGACGCTGCGCTCGCGCAGCGGGCGCTTGAGGATATGCTCATCTCGATGGAACATCGCGAGACGCTGACGGGACGCCTCGACGCGATCATCGTCAACGCTACCAGCCGCGCCGCGCACGCGCTATGCCAATTGCCCGATGCCCATCGCCTTGAGCGCGGCATGCGCCGCGCTTAG
- a CDS encoding HU family DNA-binding protein → MNKQELIDAVAGVTGASKAQTGETIDALLETVKKAVAKGDSVQLIGFGSFGSGKRAARTGRNPKTGEAIKIPAAKTVKFTAGKAFKDAVNKK, encoded by the coding sequence ATGAACAAACAGGAACTGATCGACGCCGTCGCTGGTGTTACGGGTGCAAGCAAGGCTCAAACTGGCGAAACCATCGACGCTCTGCTCGAGACCGTCAAGAAGGCTGTCGCCAAGGGTGACTCGGTTCAGTTGATCGGCTTCGGCTCGTTCGGTTCGGGCAAGCGCGCTGCGCGTACCGGCCGCAACCCGAAGACTGGCGAAGCGATCAAGATCCCGGCAGCCAAGACCGTGAAGTTCACGGCTGGCAAGGCGTTCAAGGACGCTGTGAACAAGAAGTAA